In Euphorbia lathyris chromosome 9, ddEupLath1.1, whole genome shotgun sequence, the following are encoded in one genomic region:
- the LOC136206170 gene encoding uncharacterized protein: MNHSFPFHPFANTFSHFLSISLNFTQFQFLFPSFSSSSSSSSSSSSSSPSSYESHLHKFTMGIKFLNLQMILQLMGNHISCVHIRTPPRRAETIKLIKWDGVVKIYEHPIQVSDVLSDYPKHLICSSDSFYIGHKIPPLSLTHHLQPGHKYFLLPQHCFQIVLSFVSIASFTARNASDSLQPLMKKAATCKAFDIQKMPSGCLRIRVSDEFVSRLMEDNLDNNEEDRVCTTPELQKDYRNLVGSRQWKPKLETIREKEKRKLSSFGMKKRKKTHKISNNLHLQPSSNSKSSSKGKKIKIKLRK, translated from the coding sequence ATGAATCACAGCTTCCCCTTTCACCCATTTGCAAACACTTTCTCTCACTTTCTctcaatttcactcaatttcacccaatttcaatttctcttcccctccttctcctcctcctcctcatcatcatcgTCGTCGTCATCATCATCACCGTCGTCGTATGAATCACACCTTCATAAATTCACCATGGGAATAAAATTTCTGAATCTACAAATGATCTTACAACTAATGGGAAACCACATCTCCTGCGTTCATATCAGAACACCACCGCGGCGGGCCGAAACAATCAAGCTAATAAAATGGGATGGAGTAGTCAAAATCTACGAACATCCAATCCAAGTTTCCGATGTACTATCCGACTACCCGAAACACCTAATTTGCTCCTCCGATTCCTTCTACATCGGACATAAAATCCCCCCTCTTTCGCTCACTCATCATCTTCAACCTGGTCACAAATACTTCCTCCTTCCTCAACATTGTTTTCAGATCGTTTTATCTTTCGTCAGCATCGCCTCTTTTACAGCCCGTAACGCCTCTGATTCGTTGCAGCCTCTTATGAAAAAAGCTGCAACTTGTAAGGCTTTTGACATCCAGAAAATGCCGTCCGGGTGTCTGAGAATACGCGTCTCTGACGAGTTTGTGTCTCGGTTAATGGAAGATAATTTGGATAATAATGAAGAAGATAGAGTTTGTACGACGCCGGAATTACAGAAGGATTACAGAAACCTTGTCGGGTCTCGGCAATGGAAGCCGAAATTGGAGACGATTCgggagaaggagaagaggaaACTTTCTTCTTTCGgaatgaagaagaggaagaagactCATAAAATTAGTAAtaatcttcatcttcaaccttcgTCTAATTCTAAATCTTCTTCAAAAGGGAAGAAGATTAAGATTAAGCTACGGAAATGA